The Daucus carota subsp. sativus chromosome 2, DH1 v3.0, whole genome shotgun sequence genome includes a window with the following:
- the LOC108205700 gene encoding mitotic spindle checkpoint protein MAD2: MASSKTATKDIITLRGSAAIVSEFFGYAANSILYNRGVYPEESFAKVKKYGLPLLLTQDEGVKSFISNLNSQLSEWLEAGKLQRIVLVIMSKATNEVLERWNFSIQTDEEVVEKGVSREKSDKEIMREIQAIMRQIISSITYLPCLDEPCIFDVLAYTDKEAEVPITWIESDAKLIENPQMVKLHSFDTKIHKVDTLVSYKNDEWDEE; the protein is encoded by the exons ATGGCTTCTTCAAAAACAGCCACCAAAGACATCATCACTCTCCGAGGCTCCGCCGCAATTGTCAGTGAATTCTTTG GTTATGCTGCAAACAG TATTTTGTATAATCGCGGTGTTTATCCGGAAGAAAGTTTCGCAAAGGTGAAGAAATATGGACTTCCACTGCTGCTTACTCAAGATGAGGGTGTTAAGAGCTTCATTTCGAATCTCAATTCTCAGCTTTCTG aatggtTAGAAGCGGGGAAGTTGCAAAGGATAGTTCTTGTGATAATGAGCAAAGCTACTAATGAGGTTTTGGAGAGATGGAACTTTAGTATCCAGACTGATGAGGAGGTTGTCGAAAAAGG TGTGTCAAGGGAGAAGAGTGATAAAGAAATCATGAGAGAAATTCAAGCAATCATGAGGCAGATTATATCTAGTATCACGTATCTGCCATGCCTTGATGAACCAT GTATATTTGATGTCTTAGCATATACTGATAAAGAAGCTGAAGTGCCCATTACTTGGATTGAGAGTGATGCTAAACTGATCGAAAATCCACAAATGGTGAAACTGCACTCTTTTGATACCAAG ATACACAAGGTGGACACATTGGTATCATATAAGAATGATGAATGGGATGAGGAGTGA
- the LOC108205979 gene encoding trihelix transcription factor GT-1 isoform X3, producing the protein MLYEKAPQPQPIDFYKDESQTPNSILIEHPSSTVLNHHQPMILGDSSGGDEDNPKAPKRRAETWVQEETRALISFRRETDALFNTSKSNKHLWDQISAKMREKGFDRSPTMCTDKWRNLLKEFKKSKHQSNAKMCCYKEIEEIIRNRSTDDTSAITYGPVEAKGSAPLNLERQLDHDGHPLAITADTIAANGISPWDWRGTPENGGQRNLYEGRVIAVKLGDYTKRIGIDASADSIKDAIKSAFRLRTKRAFWLEDENNVVRSLDRDMPLGNYVLHVDEGVTVKLCLYEEPDSLPVHTEDKTFYTEDDFRDYLSRRGWTCLREYEGFRSADNMDDLCPGAIYRGVN; encoded by the exons ATGCTTTACGAAAAGGCCCCTCAACCCCAACCAATCGATTTCTACAAAGACGAATCACAAACCCCCAATTCGATCCTGATTGAACACCCATCCTCCACCGTCTTGAACCACCACCAGCCCATGATTCTCGGTGACAGCAGCGGCGGCGATGAAGACAACCCAAAAGCCCCAAAGAGAAGGGCCGAAACATGGGTCCAAGAAGAGACTCGGGCTTTGATTAGCTTTCGAAGAGAGACTGATGCTCTGTTCAATACATCAAAGTCTAATAAGCATTTGTGGGACCAGATTTCAGCTAAGATGAGGGAGAAAGGGTTTGATAGATCACCAACTATGTGCACTGATAAGTGGAGGAATTTGCTGAAGGAGTTCAAGAAGTCTAAGCATCAGAGTAATGCTAAGATGTGTTGTTATAAGGAAATTGAGGAGATTATTAGGAATAGAA GTACGGATGATACATCTGCTATAACATATGGGCCTGTGGAAG CTAAGGGTAGTGCGCCACTTAACTTGGAAAGGCAATTGGATCATGATGGACATCCTCTTGCTATCACAGCTGATACTATTGCTGCTAATGGAATTTCTCCATGGGACTGGAGAGGAACTCCTGAAAATG GCGGGCAGAGAAATTTATATGAAGGGAGAGTTATTGCTGTCAAGTTGGGGGACTATACAAAGAGAATCGGCATTGATGCTTCTGCAGATTCCATTAAAGATGCAATTAAATCTGCTTTTAGGTTGAGAACAAAGCGTGCCTTTTGGCTGGAAGATGAAAATAATGTTGTGCGGAGCCTTGATAGGGATATGCCTTTGGGAAACTATGTTCTTCATGTTGATGAAG GAGTGACAGTAAAATTATGCTTGTATGAGGAGCCGGATAGTCTGCCTGTTCATACAGAGGATAAGACCTTCTACACCGAAGATGATTTTCGTGACTACCTGTCACGGAGGGGCTGGACATGCCTGAGGGAGTACGAGGGTTTCAGGAGTGCTGATAATATGGATGATCTTTGCCCTGGTGCAATCTACCGAGGTGTTAACTAG
- the LOC108205979 gene encoding trihelix transcription factor GT-4 isoform X4 — protein sequence MLYEKAPQPQPIDFYKDESQTPNSILIEHPSSTVLNHHQPMILGDSSGGDEDNPKAPKRRAETWVQEETRALISFRRETDALFNTSKSNKHLWDQISAKMREKGFDRSPTMCTDKWRNLLKEFKKSKHQSTDDTSAITYGPVEAKGSAPLNLERQLDHDGHPLAITADTIAANGISPWDWRGTPENGGQRNLYEGRVIAVKLGDYTKRIGIDASADSIKDAIKSAFRLRTKRAFWLEDENNVVRSLDRDMPLGNYVLHVDEGVTVKLCLYEEPDSLPVHTEDKTFYTEDDFRDYLSRRGWTCLREYEGFRSADNMDDLCPGAIYRGVN from the exons ATGCTTTACGAAAAGGCCCCTCAACCCCAACCAATCGATTTCTACAAAGACGAATCACAAACCCCCAATTCGATCCTGATTGAACACCCATCCTCCACCGTCTTGAACCACCACCAGCCCATGATTCTCGGTGACAGCAGCGGCGGCGATGAAGACAACCCAAAAGCCCCAAAGAGAAGGGCCGAAACATGGGTCCAAGAAGAGACTCGGGCTTTGATTAGCTTTCGAAGAGAGACTGATGCTCTGTTCAATACATCAAAGTCTAATAAGCATTTGTGGGACCAGATTTCAGCTAAGATGAGGGAGAAAGGGTTTGATAGATCACCAACTATGTGCACTGATAAGTGGAGGAATTTGCTGAAGGAGTTCAAGAAGTCTAAGCATCAGA GTACGGATGATACATCTGCTATAACATATGGGCCTGTGGAAG CTAAGGGTAGTGCGCCACTTAACTTGGAAAGGCAATTGGATCATGATGGACATCCTCTTGCTATCACAGCTGATACTATTGCTGCTAATGGAATTTCTCCATGGGACTGGAGAGGAACTCCTGAAAATG GCGGGCAGAGAAATTTATATGAAGGGAGAGTTATTGCTGTCAAGTTGGGGGACTATACAAAGAGAATCGGCATTGATGCTTCTGCAGATTCCATTAAAGATGCAATTAAATCTGCTTTTAGGTTGAGAACAAAGCGTGCCTTTTGGCTGGAAGATGAAAATAATGTTGTGCGGAGCCTTGATAGGGATATGCCTTTGGGAAACTATGTTCTTCATGTTGATGAAG GAGTGACAGTAAAATTATGCTTGTATGAGGAGCCGGATAGTCTGCCTGTTCATACAGAGGATAAGACCTTCTACACCGAAGATGATTTTCGTGACTACCTGTCACGGAGGGGCTGGACATGCCTGAGGGAGTACGAGGGTTTCAGGAGTGCTGATAATATGGATGATCTTTGCCCTGGTGCAATCTACCGAGGTGTTAACTAG
- the LOC108205979 gene encoding trihelix transcription factor GT-1 isoform X2, whose translation MLYEKAPQPQPIDFYKDESQTPNSILIEHPSSTVLNHHQPMILGDSSGGDEDNPKAPKRRAETWVQEETRALISFRRETDALFNTSKSNKHLWDQISAKMREKGFDRSPTMCTDKWRNLLKEFKKSKHQSNAKMCCYKEIEEIIRNRSNKSTPDFFKADSPKVDTFMQFSDKGTDDTSAITYGPVEAKGSAPLNLERQLDHDGHPLAITADTIAANGISPWDWRGTPENGGQRNLYEGRVIAVKLGDYTKRIGIDASADSIKDAIKSAFRLRTKRAFWLEDENNVVRSLDRDMPLGNYVLHVDEGVTVKLCLYEEPDSLPVHTEDKTFYTEDDFRDYLSRRGWTCLREYEGFRSADNMDDLCPGAIYRGVN comes from the exons ATGCTTTACGAAAAGGCCCCTCAACCCCAACCAATCGATTTCTACAAAGACGAATCACAAACCCCCAATTCGATCCTGATTGAACACCCATCCTCCACCGTCTTGAACCACCACCAGCCCATGATTCTCGGTGACAGCAGCGGCGGCGATGAAGACAACCCAAAAGCCCCAAAGAGAAGGGCCGAAACATGGGTCCAAGAAGAGACTCGGGCTTTGATTAGCTTTCGAAGAGAGACTGATGCTCTGTTCAATACATCAAAGTCTAATAAGCATTTGTGGGACCAGATTTCAGCTAAGATGAGGGAGAAAGGGTTTGATAGATCACCAACTATGTGCACTGATAAGTGGAGGAATTTGCTGAAGGAGTTCAAGAAGTCTAAGCATCAGAGTAATGCTAAGATGTGTTGTTATAAGGAAATTGAGGAGATTATTAGGAATAGAAGTAATAAGTCTACTCCTGATTTTTTTAAGGCCGATTCTCCCAAAGTTGATACCTTTATGCAATTCTCCGATAAGG GTACGGATGATACATCTGCTATAACATATGGGCCTGTGGAAG CTAAGGGTAGTGCGCCACTTAACTTGGAAAGGCAATTGGATCATGATGGACATCCTCTTGCTATCACAGCTGATACTATTGCTGCTAATGGAATTTCTCCATGGGACTGGAGAGGAACTCCTGAAAATG GCGGGCAGAGAAATTTATATGAAGGGAGAGTTATTGCTGTCAAGTTGGGGGACTATACAAAGAGAATCGGCATTGATGCTTCTGCAGATTCCATTAAAGATGCAATTAAATCTGCTTTTAGGTTGAGAACAAAGCGTGCCTTTTGGCTGGAAGATGAAAATAATGTTGTGCGGAGCCTTGATAGGGATATGCCTTTGGGAAACTATGTTCTTCATGTTGATGAAG GAGTGACAGTAAAATTATGCTTGTATGAGGAGCCGGATAGTCTGCCTGTTCATACAGAGGATAAGACCTTCTACACCGAAGATGATTTTCGTGACTACCTGTCACGGAGGGGCTGGACATGCCTGAGGGAGTACGAGGGTTTCAGGAGTGCTGATAATATGGATGATCTTTGCCCTGGTGCAATCTACCGAGGTGTTAACTAG
- the LOC108205979 gene encoding trihelix transcription factor GT-1 isoform X1 produces MLYEKAPQPQPIDFYKDESQTPNSILIEHPSSTVLNHHQPMILGDSSGGDEDNPKAPKRRAETWVQEETRALISFRRETDALFNTSKSNKHLWDQISAKMREKGFDRSPTMCTDKWRNLLKEFKKSKHQSNAKMCCYKEIEEIIRNRSNKSTPDFFKADSPKVDTFMQFSDKGICTDDTSAITYGPVEAKGSAPLNLERQLDHDGHPLAITADTIAANGISPWDWRGTPENGGQRNLYEGRVIAVKLGDYTKRIGIDASADSIKDAIKSAFRLRTKRAFWLEDENNVVRSLDRDMPLGNYVLHVDEGVTVKLCLYEEPDSLPVHTEDKTFYTEDDFRDYLSRRGWTCLREYEGFRSADNMDDLCPGAIYRGVN; encoded by the exons ATGCTTTACGAAAAGGCCCCTCAACCCCAACCAATCGATTTCTACAAAGACGAATCACAAACCCCCAATTCGATCCTGATTGAACACCCATCCTCCACCGTCTTGAACCACCACCAGCCCATGATTCTCGGTGACAGCAGCGGCGGCGATGAAGACAACCCAAAAGCCCCAAAGAGAAGGGCCGAAACATGGGTCCAAGAAGAGACTCGGGCTTTGATTAGCTTTCGAAGAGAGACTGATGCTCTGTTCAATACATCAAAGTCTAATAAGCATTTGTGGGACCAGATTTCAGCTAAGATGAGGGAGAAAGGGTTTGATAGATCACCAACTATGTGCACTGATAAGTGGAGGAATTTGCTGAAGGAGTTCAAGAAGTCTAAGCATCAGAGTAATGCTAAGATGTGTTGTTATAAGGAAATTGAGGAGATTATTAGGAATAGAAGTAATAAGTCTACTCCTGATTTTTTTAAGGCCGATTCTCCCAAAGTTGATACCTTTATGCAATTCTCCGATAAGGGTATTT GTACGGATGATACATCTGCTATAACATATGGGCCTGTGGAAG CTAAGGGTAGTGCGCCACTTAACTTGGAAAGGCAATTGGATCATGATGGACATCCTCTTGCTATCACAGCTGATACTATTGCTGCTAATGGAATTTCTCCATGGGACTGGAGAGGAACTCCTGAAAATG GCGGGCAGAGAAATTTATATGAAGGGAGAGTTATTGCTGTCAAGTTGGGGGACTATACAAAGAGAATCGGCATTGATGCTTCTGCAGATTCCATTAAAGATGCAATTAAATCTGCTTTTAGGTTGAGAACAAAGCGTGCCTTTTGGCTGGAAGATGAAAATAATGTTGTGCGGAGCCTTGATAGGGATATGCCTTTGGGAAACTATGTTCTTCATGTTGATGAAG GAGTGACAGTAAAATTATGCTTGTATGAGGAGCCGGATAGTCTGCCTGTTCATACAGAGGATAAGACCTTCTACACCGAAGATGATTTTCGTGACTACCTGTCACGGAGGGGCTGGACATGCCTGAGGGAGTACGAGGGTTTCAGGAGTGCTGATAATATGGATGATCTTTGCCCTGGTGCAATCTACCGAGGTGTTAACTAG